In Panicum virgatum strain AP13 chromosome 4N, P.virgatum_v5, whole genome shotgun sequence, a single window of DNA contains:
- the LOC120671292 gene encoding probable carboxylesterase 12, translating into MLANKSSSVADKTAASEIAIDLPLKIRIYKNAWIEQVLRSPFVPASEDPGNTGVATRDVVIDREAGVASRLFLPTGAVAAGRRLPLILFFHGGSFAAGAAESAFCRTYHRYATSLAARARALVVSVEYRLVPEHPVTAAYDDAWTALRWAASSADPWLLYHADARRIFIAGDGTGGDIAYRTAAVRVSRDGEDIDIDIEGLLLIHPYFWEPDWPPSENAGHGGGFLTTSQVAATASLPCRRALVAVANKQGAVREPGRRSAARMRGCWWRGEVTIVELNGEDHALHLYMPASGSTERLMNTIIEFINKEKVAPNLSNGPCKAVSAEVPRRGPLTKSCL; encoded by the coding sequence ATGCTTGCAAACAAGAGCAGCTCTGTAGCAGATAAGACTGCCGCCAGTGAGATCGCCATTGACCTTCCTCTAAAGATACGCATATACAAGAACGCCTGGATCGAGCAGGTCCTGCGCAGTCCCTTCGTGCCGGCGTCCGAGGACCCTGGCAACACCGGCGTCGCGACGAGGGACGTCGTCATCGACCGAGAGGCCGGCGTGGCCTCTCGCCTGTTTCTACCTACCGGCGCCGTCGCAGCTGGCCGGAGGCTTCCCCTCATCTTGTTCTTCCATGGCGGTTCCTTCGCCGCCGGGGCGGCGGAGAGCGCGTTCTGCCGGACGTACCACCGTTACGCtacctccctcgccgcgcgcgccaggGCGCTCGTCGTGTCCGTGGAGTACCGTCTCGTGCCGGAGCATCCCGTAACCGCGGCCTACGACGACGCCTGGACCGCGCTCCGGTGGGCGGCATCCTCCGCTGACCCCTGGCTCCTGTACCACGCGGACGCCCGCCGCATTttcatcgccggcgacggcacCGGTGGTGACATCGCCTACCGCACGGCCGCCGTACGCGTCAGCCGGGATGGCGAGGACATCGACATCGACATCGAGGGGCTACTTCTCATCCATCCCTACTTCTGGGAACCCGACTGGCCGCCTTCAGAAAAtgccggccatggtggcgggTTTCTCACCACGTCGCAGGTGGCCGCGACCGCGTCACTGCCATGCCGGCGTGCGCTGGTCGCCGTGGCCAACAAGCAGGGCGCCGTACGGGAACCCGGGCGCAGGTCTGCGGCACGCATGCGCGGTTGCTGGTGGCGCGGCGAGGTGACCATCGTGGAATTGAACGGTGAGGACCACGCCTTGCACCTATACATGCCGGCGAGTGGTAGCACCGAGAGACTCATGAACACCATAATCGAATTCATAAACAAGGAGAAGGTTGCACCAAACTTGTCTAACGGGCCATGTAAGGCCGTGTCTGCAGAAGTTCCAAGAAGGGGACCTCTGACCAAGAGCTGCCTGTAG
- the LOC120671191 gene encoding uncharacterized protein LOC120671191, whose protein sequence is MGDQTKCSSSYTRLGLRRWPRPARGFRLSPTRISVRRLRARLSTLLGLLGRYVRNLRLLTRGRVAAGSSSPPAGATGGSRRFLVGGQKPSAAVAGKGAHHQVGVMDGGNGGKAPRRPPCTRSNSFYARAVAECLEFIKGSNVVPPASPSPLPPHGTPRRGSRC, encoded by the coding sequence ATGGGTGATCAGACCAAGTGCTCGTCGTCGTACACGAGGCTGGGCctgcggcggtggccgcggccggcgagggggtTCCGGCTGAGCCCGACGCGCATCTCCGTGCGCCGGCTGCGTGCCAGGCTGTCGACGCTGCTGGGGCTCCTGGGCCGCTACGTGCGCAACCTGCGGCTGCTCACGAGGGGCCGCGTCGCGGCGGGCAGCAGCTCGccccccgccggcgccaccggcggCAGCAGGAGGTTTCTGGTGGGCGGCCAGAAAccaagcgccgccgtcgccggaaaGGGAGCCCATCACCAGGTCGGCGTCATGgacggcggcaacggcggcaaggcgccgcggcggccgccgtgcACGCGCTCCAACTCGTTCTacgcgcgcgccgtcgccgagtGCCTCGAGTTCATCAAGGGCAGCAACGTCGtcccgccggcctcgccgtcgccgctgccgccgcacggCACGCCGCGGCGCGGCAGCAGGTGCTGA